DNA sequence from the Malus sylvestris chromosome 10, drMalSylv7.2, whole genome shotgun sequence genome:
GCATGGACAAAAAATGCAATGCACTCTCTTGGATAAAGGACCTCCTGCAGATGCAAACCGGAACCTTGTCTCCCCCTACACATATACGATCGCACTTGAATTTGAGTGCCGAAACTTATTTGTGTGCCGCTTACGATCAAAAATAGATCCGCAAGGAACCTTGGTATCGTTTCTGCTTGCCGCCGAAGTCGTTACAGCCTCTCCTGAGTGTTGTGTTATGAAAGAATTTCCTCAAACATGGCATTAGCTCTTCTCATGGTATCTCGAAAAGTTTCTTCAATTTCACGAGCAGCTTCCACTCCTCCATTGATAGTTCATCCTGCATATTTGAATTACAGTTCATAACGATGGTTCACATTGTCCGGAAGTAAACTGTACGAGGAAATGAATCTTACCCGGTAATTCGCTTTAAGTACATCAATCGAATTCCTTGAGATTTGGCTGACAAGTTCGTCATCAATTTCAAAATGCCTACCAAACATCTTTTGCTGCTCTTCCGAATTTGACCCAATAATCTACAAAAACGCAAGAAAAAAGCCGCAATAAGCACGAGGACAATTAAGTGTAAAAGTTGCATTTCAGTATTTAAAAGTATAAGTTGGAGAAAGGGTAAGAGAAAAAACAGATGAAACGCAAACGAACTACGTGATCGGCTAGAAAACAGGAAAAGCCAAGACCAAACAGTATTACGAAATGATCGGCCagaacaggaaaaaaaaaaacaaaaaacaaactaaaagcAAGACCACAACTGCAATGACAAGCCAATCCAGACGACAAAACTAGCACATATATTTGTATGTCAATACTTATCACACATTCATACCTTAATGGCTAACTTCGACCCCTTCTTCGCCGTATCAACAGGTTTGTGGTTATTTTCAATGGATGCAATGCGCCCAATAGAAATAAAATCCCTTTGAGGAATACAAATTGGAGTACCCACCTGCACAGagcatataataaaaataataagaacttTTAGGCAATATACCTAACATTCCTGGCATTGTAGTACAATCGGAGCTGAACTTAATTAACGAACATTTAATTGATTCGATATAACACTTTGAaagatgcagaaaaaaaaaattcagacatACAAGGAGTTATTCATATTAAACCAAAAACAGAACTCGCAAACATTAAACAGGCACCATACAAAAACTAGTATTCATATGATGAAGGAACCAAGAATGGAAAAACTGAGCGAGCTAGCACTGCAAACCATTTAAACCAATCTACCAGACTTCCAGAGTTACAAATTTAGCAGCTCCCAGCGTACCTTAGCAGGTTCCCAAGCAATACTCTGTcacattttttcaaataaattgtTTCCACTACCTACGCTATACATTCAACAACCCTGATAACTCCTTCGATGAAAATTACAAACTATCCTTATACTTGCGGCAACATTCCATTTTAAGTCTCTTATCAGATATTTTAAATGCAAGTAtctaaacaaaataattaatactGACAAAAAAACATAGAATTAGTAAAGGACTTTTAAGAGAAATTAAAAGAAGAGAGACAAATTAAGATGGTAAACAATCATATCCCGCTAAAGAGAACTAGGTAAACCAAATGGAGTGCATATAATAATACCTTCAAAATGCCATCGAGAACCTCAACCCCCAAAATAATTGGATCCTTCTTGTTGAAAACACAGTTGGGCATAATCTTGAGCACGCAAGGAAAGACAGCTTCATCAGCAgattccttcttcttttcctccttgatattttcaatataggccTTAAATTGATCAAACAAGTGATAGATGATATCGGCAATGAAGATCTTCACACCTAAATCATCTGCCATTTCTCGGGCCTCTGGTGTCACTTTGACATCAAATGCCAAGATGGTGGCaaactcctttttcttttcaagcaTTACACTGGCCTTCATGACATCCTTTTTATGCACAGGTCCTATGCTAATACCACTAACGGGAATGTTAACGACTGGTGTTTTCAAAAACTCTAGCAATGCTTCCAAGGAACCTAGAGTGGATGCTTGTACGCAAACTCCCTCACCACTCTTGTCAATCCTATTCATAACTGACTTCATGTCTTCCATAGCTGTTTCCTTGATTTCGTCCAAGTCATCATGAGGCCCTACCACATGTAGAGCAGTACCAGCAATAGCGTGCTCAAGACCCTGCATAAAACAAACATCAAAAATCAAGAAAATCCCACAACATGAGTCCAAATAGATAGAGTTGGATTGGCCTTGATTTCAATGTAAAATTACCTGTGCTGAGATTTTGATACCCTGTGCAGCCTTGATTTCACTATGATGCAGATATGCTCCCTGAAATAAAGATCCACAGAATCAATCATCTGATGCAACATGGAATGTTGTTTATGGACGAAAATAAGTGAATAAGAGATCCCACTGAATTGGATTTGCACCATCAAAGAAACCGACTATTTGATAAACCAGATGAATCAAATAGTTATCTGAACTGAGAATCCGAAATAAACCGTTTTCCAAACTATGTAGAATTGCTACAAGAATCATTTTGTCCTAAGTTTATCAAGAACAATTTTCTGAAAATGGCACTGAACCCACCCTCCATATTTTTTAACCCCCATCAAGTTTTTAAGTGATATTAGTCTACTATTTGCATTACCAAAATGGCCTCGCCTCCATTCTTTCCCTTTATCCTAATCAAATCGTCACTccattatatttctttttgagTAAATTTGTGAATCGGGCAGGACCAAATCTGGAAAGGCTGGACTTCCCTCCTATTGCTATTACTTAATTCCTTCTTCCTTTAAATTACTTGTTTATAATAGAAAAGAAGCATTCAAACATCGGTATGGGCTCTCTTCCACTCTTCTAGAAGATTACCTGGTTCCACTAGCAGCCATATTAGCCTCAATATCTTGGTTCTCTTCTATTTATTAGTGTTATGTAGTTTTACATATGTTATCCCTTTAGGGCGTGTTTGTTTGCCTCATTAGAGTTCACCGGACTGGATTGCTTTGCTAAGACTCCTAATCCCTTGTTTGATGCGAGTTGGACTAAACTTAAATGAGACTAAGTTGGACTCGTTCCGACTAAGTGCTTCGCTAGGTCGTCCTAGTGAGACCCCCCCAAAAAGCATGGGATTCCTAATCCTGTCTCCAACATCGCTTGCATGCCTTTGTCGTCTGCAATTCCGACTCCTTACCCATGCCCAAATCTCAAACCCACTACTTAAATCTCAAAATCAATAcctaaaattcaaaacaaaaaaatgcaaaacaccCAGAATTAAGCACCTGTAGACGAATCCCCACACAAATTCTAAATAAAAAGGCAAAATCACCAGAAAAATTTGAGATTTTCCTAGAAAATCGGTGAAGGCGCTGGGTGAAGAGCTCCGATAAACCCTCTGAGCAAATCTCTGCATAAGGAAAAGAGGGGGAGAGTGGATGAGGAAAAGTGGGAGAGGGGAGGGAGAGAGTGGGCAGAGGACAATAGGGAGAGGTATACGGAAAGGAAGAGAATTCTAGAAAAATGGTGAAACAAGATACAAAGAGGGAAGGAGGGGGAGAGACTGGCGGAGGAAAAAAGGAATGGGTtaagatgaaaaaaaatgaaaagctaTTGGCAGATAGAGAGATGAttctagaaacaaaagaaaagtgataaattaataataaaatattaataaatatagattaaataatataatatttgagtcttttagttatctgcttcttagtccgacaatGCATCAAACGCTTCATTAAGTTAATCTAGCTTAGTCTAGtttaagccagtccagcttagtccctgcaactagtccagtccgagacaatCCGGTGCAACAAATGCACTCTTAAAGTACTATTATGTAAGGGTCCATTGGGGATAAATAATATTCTAATGTAGACGGGAAAATAGGAAATGTGAGGCGGGAATAGCGCCACTCTTatctaaaagttttttttttaattacaaaatgaaaaggaaaaagaaaacaaaaaacatcaaACAAGCATTGAGGAATAATGCAATGCTTGTAATCACATAGAAATCCAAAGCAATACAGCACTGCGGCCCCTAAATCATAAAAAAGAGCACTGTAGACTATAGTAGGCAAACAATTTAACCTGAAACTAAGCAatgttactgttttttttttttttttggaaatgcACCCCAATGGCAATacctagggttttttttttaacagagaACATGACAATTCTTTAGGGATGCATGCACCATAAAGCAGATCCATTGTGGGGTAGGATTCACTTCGAGTTTTTCGCAGATGTGGCAGATGTGTTGGCTGATATTTCCTGAGATGTATTTGGATGGATTCACCAGAATGGTTTGGCTGTTATTTCTTTCAATGAATGGGGTTTACCTGTACCTCGTGTCTTGCTTGTTCGCCAATGTAAAATTCTGAACCTTCTATGTTTATgctaatattaatattttccaTTTCTTTAATACATGATCAGCCAACCACCACTAATATGTGCACGTAGCACTTTATGCTGTTGTACTTATTCTTCAGTGGACTAACTTTCACTGGGAGCAATAGATTTCATTCtcacactaaaataactaaatagCTAATTGCAATGCAGAACAAAAAGcagaaaagagttgaaaagaaaagaaagaaacctACCTTCACACGAAGTTCTTTCATTGGATGTGGTGTCAATAGAGACCGAATTGTAGCAACAATAGGTCCCTAAAagagacaaaaaaaattgatatcaaTAATGGGATCTACTACAATCATTTGCAAGCAATTCTAAAGCAAATATTGAAAACAGTTTTATAACAGTCAAACTTTACAAAAATTGTCTCGGAAAAGATTTTAGATTCTTGCCTGCATGCCGCAAACCACTATTTGATCTCCTTCATGAAGCACACCATTAACCAAAACAACATCTATTGTTGTCCCAAGGCCTTCTATAACCTTAACCTCCAAAACCGTACACTGGTTCACAAGAACAGCCCCCATCAACTCACACATAAACAGTTAAGCACCTTTACATTACTGGAAACAAGGTGAAACTATATCAAACCTGAATTTCATTGCTGAAAGTGAGTTTCTCAACCATAGTTTTCTGCGTCCACTGAACCAATAGTAATAGCAAATCTGGAATTCCTTCACCACTGCGATATTCAAAAGCCGAATTTCAGGACATGGCATAGAGCAAAttactaaaaaagaaaaagtaaaagagATAAGGTTATTCCACAAGCCATACCTAATGGCACTTGTAGGAATAATACTGTATGTTTCCCCCATTTCTTTATTCTTATAATACAATTCAGTATTTAACCCCTGCTCCTTGAATTGAGTGATAATCTGGCAAACCATACAAACAATTGAAATTTTAGAACCACAAAAAGTCAAGCAAATAAAGTGAACAAAAGACAAAGTTGCAGTACACAAGACCTGTACGAGCCTCATATTGAACTCATTTTGTACATCCTTAGATTGTTGCTTCATTGCTTTCAAAATTGGTGCATTGCGGCAGGTTTTCCATCCGTAGAGTCTGTCCacctaaaaatttgaaattccaGAATACATAAATAAACATTTATGAGACGACAGTATTAGAGATCTGGACGGTAGATTTGACCATAAACATCACCTTATTCAGCGCAACAATGAATTCTGTATTCCTCATTTTCAAAAGGTTGAGTGACTCTATTGTCTGAGGCTCTAAGCCATGCATAATATCAACCACCAATATAGCAATATCACATAAACCTGAGCCCCGTGACCGTAAATTAGTGAATGACTCGTGCCCGGGGGTATCAATGACCAACAGACCAGGGACCTTCAGCTTCGCATCAGCTTTCAGTTCCTTGGTCCTCTCACGGATGTTCTCAGCAGGAAAATATGTTGCTCCAATCTGCTGAGTGATACCTCCGGCCTCGCCTTCCTGAACATTTGTGCCTCTGATACAATCCAGTAGCTTAGTTTTACCAGTATCAACATGGCCCATTATGCAGCAAATAGGTGAACGAAGGTTATCTCCACTTTCTTTAGGGTCAGCATTAGAAGTTGCCGCTGCTTTTTTAACAGAAACATCTTTCTTCTTACTTTTGTCAACATCATTATCAggttgttttttcttattttcaccATCCTGAGATTTTATTGGTTGAGAAGGAACGGTTTTCTGGGCAGAAACTGATGGCTTGGCACCTGCACTCTTTATGTCTTTTTTTGCAACAGGTTGAGAGTCAATCTCTTCATCAGAAAATCCACGTTTAACAGAAAGGTTAACATCATCAAAGCTCTTAGCATCCCAtggatcatcatcatcatcttcttcttcttcttcttccactccATTATCTTTAACCGATTCAGCAACTTCAGATTTTTCCTCCAGATCCACTGACTCTACATCTTCAACCTTTCCAAATTCCCCAGACTCTGGCTCAGGGATAGTGTCCTGCTGGCCTCCCTCTTCTAGGTTTTCCACTGGCTTCGCAGAAGCTGCACCATTTGCATGAATGGGTGCTgcttttgtcttctttttctgATACATGGGCCGTTTAGCCTTTTTCTCATTGTCTGCGGTCGGGAGAGGCAAACCCCCTGCATTAGCAAGTATCTGGTTTCTCATTGCCTCCCGCCGACGTTGGTCTTCTTTTTGCTTCGGCGTTAAAACCTTGCCTTCCTGTCTCTTCCTTTGTAGCTTCTCCTTTTCCCTTTCCCTTCTCAGAATCCTGGCCGCCTCCTTTTCCCTCTCAAGTTCTTCCTGCTTACGCcgctcctcttcttctttcctctGTTTCTCCTCTGCTTCCCTTTTCAACCTCTCTTCCAGTTCTTGTCGCCTAGCAAGAGCCTCTTGCATCTCCCTCACATGTTTTGGAAGTTTCTTATCTGCTACTTTACCTTTCACTTCTTTCTTCTTGGGATCCGTAGGTTCAATTTGGGTTTCTTCTTGTTTATCATCCTTAGTGACCACAGGAGCAGTAGCAGTCCCTGCTGCGGCAGCAGCTGCTGcctttttctccttttccttctccttcttctttctcttcttctttgcgGCAGCAGACTCCCCAGTCTCTTCTTCACCTTCCTTTTCACCAGAAGCATCAACCGGGGCAACCAGATCAGgttgaacctcaactttctccGCTTGCACAGTAGCCTCAGCTGGTTTCAACGTAGTAGGACCCTCACCTAGCTCAGCAAGAATCTTATCCAAGTCATCTTCTTCTTGAGCAGTCCTTccactcttcttcttctttttcttactttttgAAGTTTCTAGAACCTCTTTACTCTTGTTAGTTTTAGAATCATCAGCTTCGCTTTTACTAGTTTCAGTGTTTGGTTGTTCTGGTTCAAATACATCTGCATCTTCACTCAATGCAGTAAAAACACCATTACCTTTCTTTTTGGAAGACTTCTTTTTACCTGTGAATGCAATCACAGATGCATCTTGATCATCAACTGCGTCATCACCAACTCTAGTTGGTTCAGACACAGAAGTATCTTGATCATTCCCCTCATCAAGCAGAGCTGAGCTAAGAGAATTAGCACCGCTCTTTTTTGATACCTTTGATGACTTCTTTTTCTTACCGGAGAATGTAATCTGTGGAACTTCATCGTCCTCATCATTCTTTTCATCCTTCTCCTCGTCTGCATCATCGAGGGCATCAAAGCTAGCTGCTGCAAACACATTCCCACCCTTCTTCCCACCCTTAGACGGCTTCTTCTTCCCTGTAAAAGAAATTACAGGCTCATCTTCGTTCTCACTATCGTCATCTTCTTTACTCTTATCCACAGAGCTATCAATAACCTCACCATCACTATCGCCTTCATCACCAATCACATCAAAAGCTGACCCTGTAAACAAACTACCACCAGTTTTCTTGGACGATTTTGAAGCCTTCTTCTTGCCAGAAAAACTCACCACTGGAGCatcctcatcatcatcaccagTTAACCCAGATTTCTCATCATCATCACCGTCTTCGTCTCCAAGCAGACCAAAACTCGAAGAGTTGAACACACTATTCCCACCACTCTTCTTCGACTTTCCCTTCTTCTTTCCAGTGAAGGCAACTTGGGGAACCTCATCTTCGCCTTCGTCCCCCTTTCCCACATCATCAAAGTCTTCATCATCCCTGCGCTTTGAAGCTTTTGAATTACCCTTTTTACCCTTCTTTCCCGTGACAGCAACTTTCTCTTCCTGCGCCTGAGACTCCTCGGACGGCTCAGTTCCTATAGAATACTCATCGTCCTCAATTACCAAAGCTTTCTTCTTCGACTTAGCACCCGCAGCCTGCTGCGGGTTCTCGTCGTCCCGAGCAGTCGGCTTCTTCCGACCCATCGAGGTTTAGGTTTCGACAAATATTATCTGTTGCAACAATTGAATCGAAACCTCCTTCCAAAAATCCTATCGCAAAACCAAGAACCACAATCAACACAGATATATACCCATTAATATATACATAGCTATTGCGCGtttcaaaatttaaagaaaTAGATCTAGATTCTCACAGCCATAAAGAAATACCGCAAGAATCAGATCCTAAAAACAACAGAAAACAAAATACACACGCACaagtatgtatatttatatatatatatatatagagagagagagagagagagagagagagagagggcttaCTTGGGGCGGTGAGGACAGAGTGAAAGCAACAGAATCGACGGATTGCGGAGGAAAACGATTGGGTTCGGAAGGACTATgatccagagagagagagagagagactgggAGCTTCCGGGAGAAAGAACAAGAAAATGAAGCGTTTTTGTCTCTTTATAGTTTCTAGGGTTGTGTAGTCTGTCAGGCTTTAATTAAAATGGAAAGGCGGTTGTGGGCCTTTTTAAAAATTTCCACTACCTTGGGCCTTAGCCCAAAAACTTTCAAGAAAACACTCGACTCggcttttcaaatttttttatacaagtgttatccacacacctttttttacttctcacatactccttgttaatttctgttcgttaatcttcttcaattcatccgatccgacgccCGAAAACCAAAATGATGTGGGATAAGTAAAAAgatgtgtgtggatatcacacatTTTTTCTAAGgctatattaattattatattactATAATCTATAAGAAGGAGATTCGAATATAAGCTAAGAAAGAATAGGCAAAAGAAATAGGACAATACGCATTGGATTGAATAACAATGCATATTGTCCCATTTTTAAGTGGCATTATTAACATATTATCAATATAAGCTAGACGTTTTCTCTATTTTCCCGTTTCTTGCTGCGTCAAAtatttctaaaattaatttatatatatatatatatatatatatatatatttttttttttttttttttaacaaacgatatagTTAGTAAGTTAAATTGTTATTTGTTAAGAAGGGATCAAAGGAAATCAAACCCGCATTAAGATGCATAGACACAATTATTAAAGCGTCACTTGGCCTAATTTATGTTGTTGAATCGCTTGTTACCTTTTAGATTGGTAATAATTAGGAATAAGTAAAttaaatgagaacaaaattatcATACCAACTGAATTACCAATCGTACCATACCAAAGTTGTGCCAAAAAATTTGTATCATTGGTAATGATACGGTATTTGTATCGTACGATACatttttggtacggtaatggtaTTCAAAACCATTACCAGTGATATACGGTACCGTACCACTACTATTAATATTAtatcatttatttattcatttatatataattaggtattattatcattatatatgcactttatattttttttcctagtcATTTATCCAATCATCTCACCCTCTAATCTCTACTTtcccaataaaaaaacataagccTTCTTGCACTGCGACTCTTCATCTTTTCACTCATCTAGCCTCCGACTTCATCTATGTTGCTCTAGTTCCggcaactctctctctccgaaGTCCATCTCATCTTCTCCTTCATCAAATTAGGATGTCTTTCTCCCTGACTTCGTCTATCAAGttaatttttgtacaattttaaagAATATAGAGATGGAATTTAGGAATCTTTGTACTATTTTTTTAGGGATATTGGACTCTTTCAGCAATTCTTTCATCTATTTACTTCTTGTTTCTTAAATGAATCTCTATAAAATtctcataattaaataaaaaagttttagaTACCTAAAGGGAGTGGCCAAAACACGTTTGGCCCTTGAATTTGGttgttaaaaaaatcaaattttggcccaaaacaaAGTGGTAATTACCATTACCATATCACGTCAACCAAACTATTTGGCATGCCGGAATTCGGTATACCAAAAGTTTGACAATGTAATGATAATAAATTTTATCataccaaaagtttggtatggtaattggtACATGGGTTTTGGTAATCGTACCAAAACCACCATTAGGCGTGCACAAGGTGGAATGGCTTAAAAACACATACGACCCTTTAAAATCACcaaacaaacccaaaaacattcagTATCAGGCTTTAGGGAATAAAAGAGAAAAACCTAGAATGCAAAAGAATGGTAAAAGTTGATGGTAGGATGACAAGACCAACTCACAAAATCATCTTTTTATTCTAATTCAAGACCTCTCAACAAGATTTGAATCATGTCGCTGGAAACAAAAACCGTCAAACATCGTAGCGCAAGTTAAAAATTCATATCCACTGTAAGGGGTAGCAATTAAAGGATGGGGAGACCCTATAACTTCAACTCAGTTACTTGAGCTTCTGAAATAACTTCGGCGCAACCTGCATTGCAGAAAACAATGCTCATCATCTGAGCGAgaacaaaattttcatttagtataacaaaataaaatgagacTTACGCATTTGTCAACACAAGATATGTAGTCAAAGTACTGCCCTGTGCAATGCTTGTCTCCACCGTTGTCACCTTCAACCCTTTTAACACATGCCTACGATATCATATATTTCAGTACGATGACGAAATTATGTCCGTTCAAAACCATATGTGAAAAGCCCCTCTTTTTGTACCCGCTGAAGAACACATGAGTATAAAACGACGACCTCCAATGGTCGTAGCAGTCCATTtatatttcaaattttgaagaAGGAAACACAAATGgaagaaaaag
Encoded proteins:
- the LOC126585686 gene encoding eukaryotic translation initiation factor 5B-like produces the protein MGRKKPTARDDENPQQAAGAKSKKKALVIEDDEYSIGTEPSEESQAQEEKVAVTGKKGKKGNSKASKRRDDEDFDDVGKGDEGEDEVPQVAFTGKKKGKSKKSGGNSVFNSSSFGLLGDEDGDDDEKSGLTGDDDEDAPVVSFSGKKKASKSSKKTGGSLFTGSAFDVIGDEGDSDGEVIDSSVDKSKEDDDSENEDEPVISFTGKKKPSKGGKKGGNVFAAASFDALDDADEEKDEKNDEDDEVPQITFSGKKKKSSKVSKKSGANSLSSALLDEGNDQDTSVSEPTRVGDDAVDDQDASVIAFTGKKKSSKKKGNGVFTALSEDADVFEPEQPNTETSKSEADDSKTNKSKEVLETSKSKKKKKKSGRTAQEEDDLDKILAELGEGPTTLKPAEATVQAEKVEVQPDLVAPVDASGEKEGEEETGESAAAKKKRKKKEKEKEKKAAAAAAAGTATAPVVTKDDKQEETQIEPTDPKKKEVKGKVADKKLPKHVREMQEALARRQELEERLKREAEEKQRKEEEERRKQEELEREKEAARILRREREKEKLQRKRQEGKVLTPKQKEDQRRREAMRNQILANAGGLPLPTADNEKKAKRPMYQKKKTKAAPIHANGAASAKPVENLEEGGQQDTIPEPESGEFGKVEDVESVDLEEKSEVAESVKDNGVEEEEEEDDDDDPWDAKSFDDVNLSVKRGFSDEEIDSQPVAKKDIKSAGAKPSVSAQKTVPSQPIKSQDGENKKKQPDNDVDKSKKKDVSVKKAAATSNADPKESGDNLRSPICCIMGHVDTGKTKLLDCIRGTNVQEGEAGGITQQIGATYFPAENIRERTKELKADAKLKVPGLLVIDTPGHESFTNLRSRGSGLCDIAILVVDIMHGLEPQTIESLNLLKMRNTEFIVALNKVDRLYGWKTCRNAPILKAMKQQSKDVQNEFNMRLVQIITQFKEQGLNTELYYKNKEMGETYSIIPTSAISGEGIPDLLLLLVQWTQKTMVEKLTFSNEIQCTVLEVKVIEGLGTTIDVVLVNGVLHEGDQIVVCGMQGPIVATIRSLLTPHPMKELRVKGAYLHHSEIKAAQGIKISAQGLEHAIAGTALHVVGPHDDLDEIKETAMEDMKSVMNRIDKSGEGVCVQASTLGSLEALLEFLKTPVVNIPVSGISIGPVHKKDVMKASVMLEKKKEFATILAFDVKVTPEAREMADDLGVKIFIADIIYHLFDQFKAYIENIKEEKKKESADEAVFPCVLKIMPNCVFNKKDPIILGVEVLDGILKVGTPICIPQRDFISIGRIASIENNHKPVDTAKKGSKLAIKIIGSNSEEQQKMFGRHFEIDDELVSQISRNSIDVLKANYRDELSMEEWKLLVKLKKLFEIP
- the LOC126584465 gene encoding cytochrome b-c1 complex subunit 6-1, mitochondrial-like; the protein is MADEELVDQKKYLEESCQPKCVKPLIEYQACVKRVEGDNGGDKHCTGQYFDYISCVDKCVAPKLFQKLK